The following proteins come from a genomic window of Rhizobium rhizoryzae:
- a CDS encoding PI-PLC domain-containing protein, which produces MKILAHRGWWKEDSEKNSEIAFRRAFEAGFGVETDVRDQNGVLRIAHDIPVGDGLMAFETFLTLHKAYPQAGTIALNIKADGLQRPVRTLLDEAGIQDLFCFDMAVPDALGYFREGFVTYTRHSEIEPVPPFYDKAHGVWIDCFYSDWIQPEDVHRHLEAGKAVALVSPELHKRDHKAAWKAWADIRSENVFLCTDLPDAAAEFWA; this is translated from the coding sequence ATGAAAATTCTGGCGCACCGGGGATGGTGGAAAGAGGATTCGGAAAAGAACAGCGAGATCGCGTTCCGCAGGGCGTTCGAAGCGGGGTTTGGCGTCGAAACCGATGTGCGCGACCAGAATGGTGTTCTGCGGATCGCCCACGATATTCCTGTCGGTGACGGGCTCATGGCGTTCGAAACGTTCCTGACGCTGCACAAGGCCTATCCGCAAGCCGGAACCATTGCCTTGAACATCAAGGCGGATGGCCTGCAACGCCCTGTCAGGACGTTGCTTGATGAGGCAGGCATTCAGGATCTCTTTTGTTTCGACATGGCCGTGCCGGACGCGCTCGGCTATTTTCGCGAAGGCTTCGTGACCTACACCCGTCATTCCGAAATCGAGCCCGTTCCTCCTTTCTACGACAAGGCACATGGCGTCTGGATCGACTGCTTCTACTCGGACTGGATTCAGCCGGAAGATGTGCATCGCCATCTGGAGGCAGGCAAGGCCGTCGCGCTCGTCTCGCCGGAGCTGCACAAGCGCGATCACAAGGCTGCCTGGAAGGCCTGGGCGGATATTCGAAGCGAAAACGTATTCCTGTGCACCGATCTGCCGGATGCGGCAGCGGAATTCTGGGCATAG
- a CDS encoding glycosyltransferase family 2 protein: MRYLIPIASKDDLFPKDEFHFPKPLIEIDGMPMIALVVNNIRRRDPSASFIFVILKQDAVEYSLDSILMLLAGADTSVIQLAHPTMGAVCSALMAVDHIVEGEPLIICNGDQIIDADLGAIAWEFTSSGVEAGVVTFKSVHPRWSYIREDEAGMVIETAEKRVLSRKAIAGYYYFKTGSLFVEATKRYLLKADSLGGRYYLSPVLNEVVLEGGKVSQYEIESEAYISFYSPQRIEFYRNEIKGKRGVIQTAAPAIQVVIPMAGLGSRFAKEGYAKPKPFIDVKGQTMIERVMDNLRIANGRFVLIARQEHLDAEPDVVQELEGRGDLVFSPINFVTEGAACTVLTSRRHLNPDAPLLIANCDQIVDFAVEDFIRDAITRDLDGSILCFKDKDRDPKWSFARINQQGLVDEVKEKVAISDNATVGIYYFKRAGDFINAATDMIARNERTNNEFYVCPVYNDLIREGARIGIYMIAPEAMHGIGTPADLNTYLKLI; the protein is encoded by the coding sequence ATGAGGTACCTTATCCCGATCGCCTCGAAGGACGACCTTTTCCCGAAGGATGAATTCCACTTCCCCAAGCCTCTGATCGAGATCGACGGCATGCCGATGATCGCGCTGGTGGTCAACAATATCCGTCGCCGCGATCCTTCCGCCTCCTTCATCTTCGTCATCCTCAAGCAGGATGCGGTCGAATACAGCTTGGATTCGATCCTGATGCTGCTCGCAGGAGCGGATACGAGCGTCATACAGCTGGCGCATCCGACCATGGGAGCTGTCTGCTCCGCCTTGATGGCCGTCGATCATATCGTTGAAGGCGAGCCCCTGATCATCTGCAACGGTGACCAGATCATTGATGCCGATCTTGGTGCCATTGCCTGGGAATTCACGTCGTCCGGCGTCGAAGCCGGTGTCGTGACGTTCAAGTCAGTGCATCCGCGCTGGTCCTATATCCGCGAGGACGAAGCCGGCATGGTCATCGAGACGGCCGAGAAGCGTGTTCTCAGCCGCAAGGCCATTGCGGGCTATTACTATTTCAAGACTGGCTCCCTGTTTGTCGAGGCGACCAAGAGATACCTGCTGAAGGCGGATTCTCTGGGAGGCCGCTACTATCTCTCTCCGGTCCTCAATGAAGTCGTGCTCGAAGGCGGCAAGGTCAGCCAGTACGAGATCGAGAGCGAGGCCTATATCTCCTTCTATTCGCCGCAACGCATCGAGTTCTACCGCAACGAGATCAAGGGTAAGCGCGGCGTCATCCAGACGGCGGCTCCCGCCATTCAGGTGGTCATCCCCATGGCGGGTTTGGGAAGCCGTTTCGCCAAGGAAGGCTATGCCAAGCCAAAGCCCTTCATCGATGTGAAGGGCCAGACCATGATCGAACGGGTCATGGACAATCTGCGTATCGCCAATGGCCGCTTTGTCCTCATCGCGCGGCAGGAGCATCTCGATGCGGAGCCCGATGTGGTGCAGGAACTCGAGGGACGCGGCGATCTCGTCTTCTCGCCGATCAATTTCGTGACGGAAGGGGCCGCCTGCACGGTCCTGACATCGAGGCGCCATCTCAATCCCGATGCGCCGCTTTTGATCGCCAATTGCGACCAGATCGTCGATTTCGCCGTGGAAGACTTCATTCGCGACGCCATCACCCGCGATCTGGACGGCTCCATCCTGTGCTTCAAGGACAAGGATCGCGATCCGAAATGGTCCTTTGCCCGCATCAACCAGCAGGGACTTGTAGACGAAGTGAAGGAGAAGGTGGCGATCTCCGACAATGCGACTGTCGGGATCTACTATTTCAAGCGCGCCGGCGACTTCATCAACGCGGCAACCGATATGATTGCCCGCAATGAACGCACCAACAATGAGTTCTATGTCTGCCCGGTCTATAATGACCTGATCCGCGAAGGTGCCAGGATCGGGATCTACATGATCGCGCCTGAGGCCATGCATGGAATTGGCACGCCCGCCGATCTCAACACCTATCTGAAGCTGATCTGA
- a CDS encoding HAD family hydrolase, with protein sequence MIKAVLFDMDGVLIDAKEWHYETLNDALALFGLNISRAEHLAVYDGLPTRKKLEMLSKSQGLPTRLHEFVNALKQSMTYQAVISKCRPVFHHQYALARLKREGRSIAVCSNSVRSTVEAMMRQSDLLQYLDFFLSNQDVAKAKPDPEIYLTAIERFGFQPGECLIIEDNEHGIQAARASGAHVLVVGSTNDVTYDRIQNEIRKIEASAA encoded by the coding sequence ATGATCAAGGCGGTGCTGTTCGATATGGATGGCGTTCTCATCGATGCCAAGGAGTGGCATTACGAGACGCTGAACGATGCGCTGGCGCTTTTCGGCCTCAATATCAGCCGCGCAGAACATCTTGCGGTCTATGACGGGTTGCCCACGCGCAAGAAGCTGGAAATGCTCAGCAAGTCGCAAGGGTTGCCGACAAGGCTGCACGAATTCGTCAACGCCCTGAAGCAGAGCATGACCTATCAGGCCGTGATCAGCAAATGCCGCCCTGTCTTTCATCACCAATATGCGCTGGCCCGGCTGAAGCGGGAAGGGCGCAGCATCGCCGTCTGCTCGAACTCGGTGCGCTCTACCGTCGAAGCCATGATGCGCCAGTCCGATCTGCTGCAATATCTGGATTTCTTCCTGTCCAATCAGGACGTTGCCAAGGCAAAGCCCGACCCGGAAATCTATCTGACCGCCATTGAGCGCTTCGGCTTCCAGCCAGGTGAGTGCCTCATCATAGAGGACAACGAACACGGCATTCAGGCCGCACGGGCATCCGGTGCCCATGTGCTCGTGGTTGGCTCCACCAATGATGTGACCTATGACAGGATCCAGAACGAAATCCGCAAGATAGAGGCGTCTGCAGCATGA